The segment AGAAATTTGTGTTTTTGTTTGCCGCCCTGGCATGCTTACTGACAATATCCCCACCGGCACTGGCTGCCTATCCGGAGATTACAATCACGGTAAATGGCAGCAGAATAGCCAGTGATGTCAAGCCGTATATCGATGCCAATGATAGGACAATGGTCCCCATTCGTTTTGTAGCTGAAGCCCTGGGTTCAGAAGTGGACTGGAACCAGAAAACAAAGGGAGTGAGTGTGAAACGAAAGGAAAATGCAGTCTACCTTTGGGCGGGCAGGCAGGACTACACCGTCAACGGGAAAAGCAAAACAATGGATACAGTCCCTGTGATTCTGCCGCCGGGCCGGACTATGGTGCCGGTAAGGTTTGTAGCCGAAGCGCTGGGGTGTACGGTGAACTGGGACAGCGCGACCCGGACTGTGATGATTGTGCTGGACAATGGCTATGTGCTGCCCGAGGAGACGGATCTGCAGATCGATATGTACCCGCCTGATGATAATCCCAATCAGGTGGATATCAGTATGCTCATTTTAATAGATAGAGATTTGACTTCACAACTTTCCGATTTATTTAATATTATTAAAAGCAAGTTTGGAGACAATGCAGCTCATGAAATAAGCACTTATGTAAGCTCGAAGAAAAATAGATATGACTATGTTTCTGGAAAGAACTTTTATTACAATGGCCAGGAAATATGGGTTATATCACGGGCTGGAGATTTCGGAATACAGGTAACAATTTATTTACCGGAGGCTTAAGATGAAAATATTACAGAGTACAATAATATTTGCTATAATGCTAATATTTATGCCTCTTTTAGCGTATGGTGCAGAATATGATTCTTACATACCTCTTAAGAGTCCCCCAAATGATGTTGATTCGGCAATGAATGACGACAATAAATATTTAAACAGAGAATACTTTGTACATAAACTTCCAATTATTAAAAACCTTAATCTAAATGGTGAGGAACTTAGAATTATTTATTATGACAACAGTGAGCATATGCTTGTATGGGGAAATGAGCACGGGGATTATTTGAACGGAGTATACCGTTATTTAGGTATTAATGCATTGGGTGAAAACATTACAAATATAGATTGGCCACTTGATGTTCCTATAAACCCAGGTGCTAAATTAGATGATAATTGCTGGATTAAATTTCCCTGGGAGAGTAATGCAATTAGGCAAAAACTAATTTCCCGGGGTGAATCCCCTATCTCGAGAAGCCCCTGGGATGGTGATACCAGGTTTCTTCCCAATATCGTCAAAGGGCTGCAGGCAAAACACACGG is part of the Phosphitispora fastidiosa genome and harbors:
- a CDS encoding copper amine oxidase N-terminal domain-containing protein; protein product: MKKFVFLFAALACLLTISPPALAAYPEITITVNGSRIASDVKPYIDANDRTMVPIRFVAEALGSEVDWNQKTKGVSVKRKENAVYLWAGRQDYTVNGKSKTMDTVPVILPPGRTMVPVRFVAEALGCTVNWDSATRTVMIVLDNGYVLPEETDLQIDMYPPDDNPNQVDISMLILIDRDLTSQLSDLFNIIKSKFGDNAAHEISTYVSSKKNRYDYVSGKNFYYNGQEIWVISRAGDFGIQVTIYLPEA
- a CDS encoding Athe_2463 domain-containing protein, with protein sequence MKILQSTIIFAIMLIFMPLLAYGAEYDSYIPLKSPPNDVDSAMNDDNKYLNREYFVHKLPIIKNLNLNGEELRIIYYDNSEHMLVWGNEHGDYLNGVYRYLGINALGENITNIDWPLDVPINPGAKLDDNCWIKFPWESNAIRQKLISRGESPISRSPWDGDTRFLPNIVKGLQAKHTAEFRGAPELTWTDYVHILQPPTYYGWGVGRAWHIKNGEIL